The following is a genomic window from Geoalkalibacter halelectricus.
GGATGCTGAGGACCGCCAGCCCGATCACGGCACAATTGGTGGTAATCAAGGGCAGGAAAATACCCAGCGCCTGATACAGCGTCGGGCTGGTTTTCTGCATCACCGTTTCCACCAACTGCACCAGGGAGGCAATGACCAGGATAAAGGCAATGGTCTGGAGGTATTCGATGTTGAGGGGAGTGAGGATGAAATATTGAATCAACCAGGTGGCCACCGCGGCCACCGTCATAACGAAGGTCACGGCCATGCCCATGCCCAAGGCCGTTTCCACCTTTTTCGACACGCCCATGAAAGGGCAGATGCCAAGAAAGCGCGCCAACACGAAATTGTTGACGAAAACGGCACTGATGAGGATGAGGAAAAGCTCGGTCACGGACAGCTCCGCCGATAAAATATCCCAAAAAGCGCGCACAGATCAGAGGGCTCAATGTAATGGAGCCTCGATTCTCTGTCAAACACTTATCCAGGCTAAGGGCGACCCCCGCCGCGAGAATCCCGCATCAATGAGCCGCCTCCGGGTGGCATTTTCGCTCCCTCTCCCGCCATGGCCAGGGCCCTACCCATGAGCCCCTCCGAGCCGGCCCAGGGTGGGAAGAACCGGGTGACGGTGAGGCTTGACATCCCCGGGCGCCCATGCTAAGCAAGCCCACATCCTTGCGCGACCCCAGCCGCCGACCCCGACTCGGCGGGTCCGACCCCTTCGTCAATGGAGCAGCGCCTCCGCAGCAGCAAAGGATCATCTCACCATGGAACACAAGCAATCGGCACAGCTCTTCGCCCAGGCCAAACAGTTTATTCCCGGCGGCGTCAACAGTCCGGTGCGCGCCTTTAAATCCGTTGGCTGCGATCCCGTCTTCATTCGCCGCGCCCAGGGCGCTCACGTCTTTGACGTCGACGGCAACGCCTATATCGACTATGTCGGCTCCTGGGGACCGATGATCCTCGGCCACGCCCACCCCAAGGTCATTGAGGCCATCACCAAGACCGCCGCCTCGGGTTGCAGCTTCGGCGCCCCCACGCCCCTGGAAACCGAACTTGCGGAAATGGTCTGCGAAGCCTACCCCAACATGGAGAAGGTGCGCATGGTGTCCTCGGGGACCGAAGCGACCATGAGCGCCATTCGCCTGGCGCGGGGTTTCACCGGGCGCGACAAGATTCTCAAATTCGACGGCTGCTACCACGGCCATGCCGACAGCCTGCTGGTCAAGGCCGGCAGCGGTGCCGCCACCTTCGGCGTGCCGACCTCGCCTGGCGTGCCGACCGATTTCGCCAAACACACTCTCACCGCCACCTACAACGACCTTGCCGAGGTGCAGGCGCTGGTCGCGGCCAACCCCGGCGCCATCGCCTGCATCATTCTCGAACCGGTGGCCGGCAACATGGGCTGCGTCCTGCCCCAGCCCGGGTTTCTTGAGGGATTGCGCGCGCTGTGCTCGGCCGAGGGCATTGTGCTGATCATCGACGAGGTCATGACCGGCTTTCGCCTCGCCTACGGCGGCGCCCAGGAGCGCTTTCAGATCCAAGGCGACCTGGTCTGCCTGGGCAAGATCATCGGCGGTGGCATGCCCGTCGGCGCCTTCGGCGGCAAGGCGGAAATCATGGATTTACTCTCCCCGCAGGGCGGCGTATATCAGGCCGGCACCCTTTCGGGCAACCCCCTGGCCATGAGCGCCGGTATCGCCACCCTGAAGCTGCTCAAGGAGGAGGGCTTCTACGCACGGATCGAGGAAAAAAGCGCCTACCTGGAGCAGGGGCTGCGCCAGGCCGCCAACCACAGCAAACTGCCCACTTGCTTTCAGCGTCTGGGCGGGATGTTCTGCACCTATTTCCAGCAAGGGCCGGTGGAGAATTTCGCTCAGGCGGCGGCCAGCGATACCGAGGCCTTCGGGCGCTTCTTCCGCAACCTTCTCGACCAGGGTGTCTACATCGCGCCCTCGCAGTTCGAAGCCGGCTTTATGAGCCTGGCGCACTCCCGGGAGGATCTCGACCGCACCATCGAGGCGGCGCAGCGCGCCTTTGCCGCCCTCTGAGGCAGGGCACCGCTTCCGGAAAAAGCCGTTGACATCCCCCACCCCCTATGATAATTAGGACAGGTTTTGCCGCTGTCCCTGTATGCTGTATACAAAAACCATGGCCCAAAAAGACCGCCAACTCATTAAATCGCTGGGCTTTTTATCCGGCATCGGCATCTCCATGGTGGTCGCGACCCTCATCGGTCTGGCCATGGGCTACTACCTGGACAAATGGCTGGGCACCTCACCCTGGCTGACGCTTCTGTTTCTGCTGTTCGGCGTGATTGCCGGGTTTCGCAACATCTACATCCTCACCGACCGTGAACTCAAGCGACAGCAGAAAAACGAGGATGACAGCCGGCAGTGAGCGATGCGGATCGAGAATTTTTGGCACGCGTCGCCTGGCGCAACTGGATCATTCTGTTGCTGCTCGTCGGCCTGAGTCTTTTTTGGCGCTCCACGCCCCTGACCACCGGGGTGCTGGCCGGTGGCCTGCTGGCCCTGGCCGGGTTCTGGTGGCTGCACCGCGGCCTCCAGCAGATATTGGCGCAGCCGTCGCCCCAAGCGGCGCGGGCCTTTCAGGTGCGCTACTTTTTGCGCCTCGGGGCCCTGGGTATTATCCTGTATTTCCTCATCGCCCGCCTGGGTGTCCATCCCGTCGGATTGGCATTGGGGCTTTCGGTGGTGGTCATCAACATCTTCTGTACCGCGATTGCTCGAATTATCCGGCACAGGTGACAAGACTTCGCGAGGAGAGCTTCATCTCATGATTCACCCGTTTCTATTTCTGGAGTGGCTGGCCGACCTGGTCAACCTGCATGTCGGTGAACACGTCCTGTATGCCTGGCTGGCCATGGCCCTGCTTGTGGCACTGGCCTTCGCCGCCGGACGCAATCTCAAGACCATTCCCCAGGGGCTACAGAACCTGATGGAGGTGATCATCGGCGCCATTCTCGACCTCATGGAGCAGATCATGGGGCCCAAGGGGCGCACCTACCTGCCCCTGATCGCTACCCTGGCGCTGTTCATTCTCACCTGCAATCTGCTCGGGCTGGTGCCGAGCTGCTTCCCCGCCACCGCCAACGTCAACACCAACCTGGCCATGGCCGCCACGGTGGTTGTGCTCTCGCACATCGTCGGCTTCAAGGAGCACGGGCTGCACTACCTCAAGCATTTCGTCGGACCGGTGTGGTGGCTGGCCCCCATCATGATCCCTATCGAGGTCATCGGCCACATCGCGCGTCTGGTCTCCCTCACCCTGCGTCTTTTCGGCAACATGTTCGGCAAGGAAGTCGTGCTCATGATTTTCTTGACCCTGGTACCGTTTCTGCTGCCGGTGCCGATGATGATGCTCGGGTTGCTTATCGCCTTCATCCAGACCTTCGTCTTCACCCTGCTGGCCATGATCTACCTGGCCGGCGCCCTGGAAGAAGCGCACTAAAAAAGTTTATTGTCACGGCAAGGTGATTTTCGTTATGTCCCCAGTCCTATGTCATATAGGAAAAACAAACCGCAAAAAGGAGAAAAAACATGGATTTCTTTACTTGGTGCATGATCGCTGCAGGTTTCTCGATGGCTCTCGGTTCGCTGGGTACCGGTCTCGGTATGGGTAACGCCATCCGCAGCGCGGTCGAAGGCGTGGCCCGCAACCCCGGCGCCAGCGGCAAGGTTCTGACCACACTGATGATCGGTTTGGCCATGATCGAGTCCCTCGCCATCTACGTCTTCGTTGTGGCCATGATCATCCTGTTCGCCAACCCCTTCACCGAGCAGGTCATCGCCCTCGCCGGCAGCCTGTAAGAAGAATCGCAGGGTGTGTTCCCCAGGAACACACCCTGTTTTTTTGAACACAAACCCTACCATTTCACCTTGTCTTTTATTTTTGTACACTGCCACCGCGTACAATTTTGCATCGCCACTTGGTTTTTTGGGAGTAACCACGCTAGGAGGAGTTCAATGTTGAAGTTATTTTCCAGGTTTGCCGTTGCGGTCCTACTGCTGTTGCCGTTGAGCCTGCCTGCCCAGGCCGACGTACATAACGGGCTCGCCATCGACCCCATGACCTGCCTTGAATGCCACGACAACGTGGTATCCGCGGAGACTTTCGCCGCCTCCGTGCATGGCCGCAACGCCTGCACCAGCTGCCACACCGACATCACCGACCTCGATGCCCACATGATGGGCGAGCAGGTGCCCGGCCCCGCCCAGTGCGTGCGCTGCCACAAGCAGGAGACCGCCGAACACTTCGCCTCGGTACACATGCTGGTCGGTATCGGCTGCGCCGACTGCCACCATGACATCCACAGCCACCAGTACTGGCAGGGCGACAAGAACATCGCCAACGACAAGTGCACCGAGTGCCACTGGGATTCTTGGGAAGTTTACAACGAATCGATTCACGGCCAGGGAGTCGCCCGAGGCAACATGGATTCGGCTGCCTGCTTCGACTGCCACAACCTGCATCGCATCGAGGAAGTGGGTGACCACGAGGATTTCGAGAACCGCCTGTTTCACACCACGGTCTGCCTGGATTGCCATGCCGACCAGGACATGATGGCGCGCAACAACGTCAACACGGTCGCCGTCTCCACCTTCATGAGCAGCTACCACGGAAAAACCTGGCGGCTCGGCTACCCCGAACTGGTTGCCGGCTGCGCCGACTGCCACAGCTCCCACGGGGTTCTCAATCATACCGATCCGCGCGCCAGCACCCACCAGGACAACCTGGTGGCCACCTGCGGGGCCTGTCATCCCGGCGCCACACCCCTGTTCGTGCAGTTCTACTCCCATGGCGACATGACCGACCGCGAGAATTATCCGATTCTCTACTGGACCTTCGTCGCCATGACCTCGCTGCTGGTTTCGGTCTTTGCCGTATTCTGGGTTCACACCCTGCTGTGGATGTTCCGCGGTTTCGTCGAAAATCGTGAGAAGCGCGCCGCCTTGATTCGCGGCGAGGTTCCGCACCATATTCCCGAGGCGCACAAGATCTATCGCCGCTTCAACCGCTTGCACATCTTCTTGCACCTGTTGGTCATCATCAGCTTCCTCGGCCTGTCCTTGACCGGTCTGCCCCTGAAATTCGCCGGGCAACCCTGGGCACGCCTGCTGATGGAATTCTTCGGCGGTGCCCACAATGCCGCCCTCATTCACCGCTGGTGCGCGGTCATCACCTTCGTCTACTTCGGCGCCTCGCTGGTGATGAGCTGGAACTTCCTGTTCGTGCGCAAGGACATCCCTGGCAACCCCCTGCAGCGCCTCTTCGGCCCGGATTCCTTGTTCCCCAACCTGCGTGACGTCCGCGATGTTACCGGCATGTTCCGCTGGTTCTTGTTCCTGGGCCCCAAACCGGTCTTCGAGCGCTGGACCTATTGGGAGAAATTCGACTTCCTGGCGGTTTTCTGGGGCATGATCGCCATTGGCGGCTCCGGTCTGATGCTGTGGTTCCCCGAATTCTTCGGCGGGTTCCTCCCCGGTTGGGCCTTCAACGTTGCGACCATCGTACACTCGGACGAGGCGCTGCTCGCCACCGGCTTCATCTTTACCGTGCACTTCTTCAATACCCACGGTCGCCCGGAGAAATTCCCCATGGACTTCGTCATTTTCAACGGCGAAATCAACAAGGAGGAATTCATCGAGGAACGCCTGGATCAGTGGAAACGCTACGAGGAGATGGGCATCACCGAGCAGTATGTCAAGGAGAAACCCTCCGGTGTGCTCTATGACTTCATCCTCAAGACCTTCGGCTTTATCGCCTTGTTCACCGGTATCGGCCTGGTCTTCCTGATGATCTACGCGTTCATGACCACCGGTTTTCACTAAATCCTAAACCTGGGTTTCTGACCCACAAAATAAAAAAGGCTGCTCCGATCGGAGCAGCCTTTTTTATTTTGTGGTCGTTAGGGGTTTAACGCTGCGTAGCCGGAGAAGCAGACGCTTGCTCTGAAACCTTTTCCTCCCCTGTCCGCGGAGTGGGTGTTCCGACCCGCAACCAGCGCCCCAGAACCAGCGACTGAATTGCAATGGCCACCCCAAAGGAAAAAACGCTCACAACCAAAGGAAAGCCCTCGATGCCCTGGCCCGAAAGCCCAAACAGATCGAGGAAAAAGACCTTAACGGCGCCGAACAAAGTGATGAGCACGGCAAGATTGCGCATTTCCCGATCCTCGCGCGCCAGGGACCAGATCATGACCAGTACCGCGCCAACACTGATCAACACCGACTGCATCCCCATGAAGCCGTGCAGGCCTTCCCCGGCATAATCCGCAACCATCAAAGCGTAGGCGCCTCGGGCAAAATAAAACCCATGGCCGAGAGCAGTCAGCAGGAGAAACACGCACAAGCGATTGCCGTCATCAAGCTTCGAGAAAAACCGCGACTCCGCGGGTGGGGGAGTGCGCAGGCACCAGCGATAATGCCAAAAAGCCGCGCCCCCAAGCACTGCAGCCAGGAGCAAAGTCCCAAGAGAAGGCGCGCGGGCAATATCCGCCAGCAACCAGCGGCCCAGTTCGAAGCAAACATAGAACTGCAGAAGGTAAGACACGAGCCTCAAGGATCCCTGGCGCCACTGAGCCGAGATGACGGCGGCCCCAAGAGCCGCTCCAACAAGGATAGCCATGGCAAGCAGAGGGGCATCCGCCACCTTGCCCACCACCAGCGCGCCGAGAACCGCGCCACCCAGGAAAAAGCTGGTCGCCGCGACCTTCTCCGGACCCGAGCGCTGTCCGAGCCACAAGGCCAGGGAGAAAAAGGCAATGGCGGCCGAAGCCCCCAGAAGCACCACACCCCAGAGATTGCCCAACCAGGCATCAGCCACATAGGCGGTCAGCGAAAAAGCCCACACACCCGCCACGACCGGCAGCGCCAAATCAAAGCGTGCGATCTTTTTTCCGGCAGGTCGCAAAATGCCGTAGAGAGCAGCCAGCACATAACCCAGGGCAAAGATCACCAGGGAGGGAAAAAACCAGCCCTTTGCCAAGTCACCAGAAGGCTGGGCTTGGCCGGTGAGGGTCAGGCCGATCTTATACCCCCAGACCTGGATCAGCACAGCGGTCACCAGGAAAATAGTCCAGCGCAGCCAGGAGCAGCGCCGAACGCGCGACGCGACGAACCCGAGGGCATTGGCCGAAAAGAGCAGCAGAACCAAACCCGGATAAGCGGGATTGGGATAGTCGATGGCCACCCCAGCGATGCACATGCCCAGGGTTCCGACCAGTATCGGCAGAGGCGCACGCGAGACATGGCTGATGATGGCCATCAGCACTCCGGTACCGATCACCAGTAAGTAGGCAAAGGCGCTCGGCAGGAAAGTAAAGCGCGCGTGGGTTTCACTCACCACCAAAAACATCAGCAGCGCACCACAGACGGCAAACACAGGCGCCAGGGGACTGGGGCGGCGATACAGGTGCCAGCCGAACAGCATCAGCAGGGTGGCGTAAAGCATTCCGGCCGGCGAACCGATGCGGACGTCGAGCCAACCGCCATCGGTCAGGGTGCGCAGGATCAGCGCGACCACCATCAGAAAGCAGACCGCTGAGACCCGCTGCAACAGGGCCGAACGCCCCACCCAAGAAAAAAAGGCATCCGCGGGTTCCGGCTCTGCATGAACGTTCAGATCCTCAGCGACACGCCCAGGCGCAGGCACGCGCTGCGGTGCTTGTCCCCGAAGTTCCTCGACCTGGGCACTGAGCCTGCGAACCTCGGCGCTGAGCAATTCCACGCGTTCTTCCAAGGATGGATTGCGGTTCATATCCATACTCCTCGCAACGAAAATCGGCGCAAACGAAACGCCGTCCTAAAAACACCAGCCTCCCGGGCGATTTTGAAATGGGCTGCTATAATGCTTTCCAAGTAGCCTAACCACCGACCTGCCATACCAGGCCATTAGCACATAAACCTTTAAAAATTATTTTTATTTTTTATTTTTTTATTTTTTACCAAAATGGATGTGTTTGTTTTTTGGTTGTTTTTTTTATATAACATTTTTTTATTTTTTTTTCTACGCCATCTTTTGCTAAACTCTGGCGCCAACAGGTAACGCAATTTTTGCCGCGCCAGGCGGGAGAACTCGCTGCCGGCCTTACACCTTTTGCGCTGCCCCCTAACAGCATTTTGCCGGCATGCACAGGGCGGAATGCGTATAAGCGCAGTTTTTTTAGCACGTATTTTCGTTGTTTTTTGGATCGGACTATGGTTTTTTGTTGCGGATTGGCGCATCACACCATCAAGGGTTGGCACCTAGTCAGTTTTTTTAAAATCCTTTTTTATTTTTAACCATTGTCCCTGAGGACACCTAGCCGCTTGGAAGGGAGTAGAATGTGAACAACCATATCTGGCGCCCGCTTTACGTGGTTCTTGCACTGGTTGCCGTGATTTTGCTGGTCCGTGCCGTGTATGTTCCCAAGGATTTCGGCGTGCACGGCGGCGAAGGCTACATGTATGGATGGTACCGGGAAGGCAACGTGCAGGAATGGAAGGAATGGCCTTCCAACTATCGCACCCAGAGCTACTGCGCCGAGTGCCACTTCGACCAGACCGAGGCGCTGGTCGCCGCCGGTCACGCCGCCATTCAGTG
Proteins encoded in this region:
- the rsxA gene encoding electron transport complex subunit RsxA; its protein translation is MTELFLILISAVFVNNFVLARFLGICPFMGVSKKVETALGMGMAVTFVMTVAAVATWLIQYFILTPLNIEYLQTIAFILVIASLVQLVETVMQKTSPTLYQALGIFLPLITTNCAVIGLAVLSIQNDYTFLEAVVFALGAAVGFTLALVLFAGLRERIELAPVPAAFRGAAIGFVTAGLLSLAFMGFAGLVKG
- the hemL gene encoding glutamate-1-semialdehyde 2,1-aminomutase, whose product is MEHKQSAQLFAQAKQFIPGGVNSPVRAFKSVGCDPVFIRRAQGAHVFDVDGNAYIDYVGSWGPMILGHAHPKVIEAITKTAASGCSFGAPTPLETELAEMVCEAYPNMEKVRMVSSGTEATMSAIRLARGFTGRDKILKFDGCYHGHADSLLVKAGSGAATFGVPTSPGVPTDFAKHTLTATYNDLAEVQALVAANPGAIACIILEPVAGNMGCVLPQPGFLEGLRALCSAEGIVLIIDEVMTGFRLAYGGAQERFQIQGDLVCLGKIIGGGMPVGAFGGKAEIMDLLSPQGGVYQAGTLSGNPLAMSAGIATLKLLKEEGFYARIEEKSAYLEQGLRQAANHSKLPTCFQRLGGMFCTYFQQGPVENFAQAAASDTEAFGRFFRNLLDQGVYIAPSQFEAGFMSLAHSREDLDRTIEAAQRAFAAL
- a CDS encoding AtpZ/AtpI family protein, translating into MAQKDRQLIKSLGFLSGIGISMVVATLIGLAMGYYLDKWLGTSPWLTLLFLLFGVIAGFRNIYILTDRELKRQQKNEDDSRQ
- a CDS encoding ATP synthase subunit I, whose amino-acid sequence is MSDADREFLARVAWRNWIILLLLVGLSLFWRSTPLTTGVLAGGLLALAGFWWLHRGLQQILAQPSPQAARAFQVRYFLRLGALGIILYFLIARLGVHPVGLALGLSVVVINIFCTAIARIIRHR
- the atpB gene encoding F0F1 ATP synthase subunit A, encoding MIHPFLFLEWLADLVNLHVGEHVLYAWLAMALLVALAFAAGRNLKTIPQGLQNLMEVIIGAILDLMEQIMGPKGRTYLPLIATLALFILTCNLLGLVPSCFPATANVNTNLAMAATVVVLSHIVGFKEHGLHYLKHFVGPVWWLAPIMIPIEVIGHIARLVSLTLRLFGNMFGKEVVLMIFLTLVPFLLPVPMMMLGLLIAFIQTFVFTLLAMIYLAGALEEAH
- the atpE gene encoding ATP synthase F0 subunit C; its protein translation is MDFFTWCMIAAGFSMALGSLGTGLGMGNAIRSAVEGVARNPGASGKVLTTLMIGLAMIESLAIYVFVVAMIILFANPFTEQVIALAGSL
- a CDS encoding cytochrome c3 family protein; amino-acid sequence: MLKLFSRFAVAVLLLLPLSLPAQADVHNGLAIDPMTCLECHDNVVSAETFAASVHGRNACTSCHTDITDLDAHMMGEQVPGPAQCVRCHKQETAEHFASVHMLVGIGCADCHHDIHSHQYWQGDKNIANDKCTECHWDSWEVYNESIHGQGVARGNMDSAACFDCHNLHRIEEVGDHEDFENRLFHTTVCLDCHADQDMMARNNVNTVAVSTFMSSYHGKTWRLGYPELVAGCADCHSSHGVLNHTDPRASTHQDNLVATCGACHPGATPLFVQFYSHGDMTDRENYPILYWTFVAMTSLLVSVFAVFWVHTLLWMFRGFVENREKRAALIRGEVPHHIPEAHKIYRRFNRLHIFLHLLVIISFLGLSLTGLPLKFAGQPWARLLMEFFGGAHNAALIHRWCAVITFVYFGASLVMSWNFLFVRKDIPGNPLQRLFGPDSLFPNLRDVRDVTGMFRWFLFLGPKPVFERWTYWEKFDFLAVFWGMIAIGGSGLMLWFPEFFGGFLPGWAFNVATIVHSDEALLATGFIFTVHFFNTHGRPEKFPMDFVIFNGEINKEEFIEERLDQWKRYEEMGITEQYVKEKPSGVLYDFILKTFGFIALFTGIGLVFLMIYAFMTTGFH
- a CDS encoding DUF2339 domain-containing protein: MNRNPSLEERVELLSAEVRRLSAQVEELRGQAPQRVPAPGRVAEDLNVHAEPEPADAFFSWVGRSALLQRVSAVCFLMVVALILRTLTDGGWLDVRIGSPAGMLYATLLMLFGWHLYRRPSPLAPVFAVCGALLMFLVVSETHARFTFLPSAFAYLLVIGTGVLMAIISHVSRAPLPILVGTLGMCIAGVAIDYPNPAYPGLVLLLFSANALGFVASRVRRCSWLRWTIFLVTAVLIQVWGYKIGLTLTGQAQPSGDLAKGWFFPSLVIFALGYVLAALYGILRPAGKKIARFDLALPVVAGVWAFSLTAYVADAWLGNLWGVVLLGASAAIAFFSLALWLGQRSGPEKVAATSFFLGGAVLGALVVGKVADAPLLAMAILVGAALGAAVISAQWRQGSLRLVSYLLQFYVCFELGRWLLADIARAPSLGTLLLAAVLGGAAFWHYRWCLRTPPPAESRFFSKLDDGNRLCVFLLLTALGHGFYFARGAYALMVADYAGEGLHGFMGMQSVLISVGAVLVMIWSLAREDREMRNLAVLITLFGAVKVFFLDLFGLSGQGIEGFPLVVSVFSFGVAIAIQSLVLGRWLRVGTPTPRTGEEKVSEQASASPATQR
- a CDS encoding cytochrome c3 family protein; protein product: MNNHIWRPLYVVLALVAVILLVRAVYVPKDFGVHGGEGYMYGWYREGNVQEWKEWPSNYRTQSYCAECHFDQTEALVAAGHAAIQCENCHGPALDHPNEPAVLTIDRGRDQCLRCHARLPYPGSDRKHLPGIEPDQHNPGMACVDCHNPHNPSLEDM